Proteins co-encoded in one Balneolaceae bacterium genomic window:
- a CDS encoding DUF2520 domain-containing protein gives MDRSKPTITIIGTGALGSTLQMFFEENGYLVRSAWNSRRGLIYSDSSEKFETVDRTLPESDSESGDLIFITTPDDLIKRTAQSLSNQPISWGKKIVVHCSGNLTSDELTSLSESGAKTVSMHPLQTFKRGDGSDRFNDITMSLQGDNDAKEKLKPIIQEMGAQSLNLNKKQKRYLHIAAVMASNYLVALMFSVENLLKDAELKEGFDALETLVNQTVTNIFEKGPADALTGPIARGDVESVQTHLSELSGIDQKNLYKILGLEALKIARQSGSVPEDTMNKLCRLFEEKNSNK, from the coding sequence ATGGACAGATCCAAACCAACCATCACAATAATCGGAACAGGCGCGCTTGGTTCAACACTGCAAATGTTTTTTGAGGAGAACGGGTACCTGGTTCGTTCAGCCTGGAATAGCAGGAGGGGCTTGATCTATTCCGATTCATCTGAAAAGTTTGAAACCGTTGACAGAACACTCCCTGAGAGTGATAGCGAAAGTGGTGATCTTATTTTTATCACAACTCCGGATGATTTGATCAAAAGAACGGCTCAGTCATTATCCAATCAACCCATTTCCTGGGGCAAAAAAATTGTGGTTCACTGCTCGGGAAATCTCACCTCGGATGAACTGACGTCCCTTTCAGAATCGGGTGCTAAAACGGTTTCTATGCACCCGCTTCAAACATTTAAAAGAGGGGATGGGAGCGACCGGTTCAACGATATAACCATGAGTCTTCAGGGTGATAACGATGCGAAAGAGAAGTTAAAACCAATAATTCAGGAGATGGGTGCTCAATCCCTCAACCTGAATAAAAAGCAAAAAAGATATCTGCATATTGCCGCGGTAATGGCTTCCAATTATCTCGTAGCGTTGATGTTTAGCGTGGAAAATCTGCTGAAGGATGCAGAACTGAAGGAAGGATTTGATGCTCTTGAGACACTCGTAAATCAAACCGTCACAAATATTTTCGAGAAAGGCCCGGCGGATGCATTAACCGGACCCATTGCCAGGGGAGATGTTGAATCGGTTCAAACGCATTTGTCTGAATTAAGTGGGATCGATCAGAAAAATTTATATAAAATATTGGGACTCGAAGCGCTTAAAATCGCCCGGCAGAGTGGTTCTGTACCTGAGGATACGATGAATAAACTTTGTCGTCTTTTTGAGGAGAAGAACTCAAATAAGTGA
- a CDS encoding citrate synthase, producing the protein MDKAKLIIGNDSYELDVIEGTEGEKALDISGLRNETGLITSDLGYKSTGATRSAITFLNGEEGILRYRGYPIEQLAEKSSFLEVAYLLIYGELPSSEQLDKFVDGITKHTLIHEDMKMLYEGYPAKAHPMGVLASMIGALSTFYPNAQGSELDPDEVDLTIRRLIAKITTIAAWSYRKSQGFPVMYPQNKLDYCSNFLHMMFALPTEEYEINPTIVKALNTLLILHADHEQNCSASTVRMAGSSHASLYAAISAGVCALWGPLHGGANQKVIEMLQQIHDEGSDVAKMVEKAKDKSSDFRLMGFGHRVYKNFDPRANIIKEVSDEVFDELDINDPLLEIAKSLEEVALNDSYFVERKLYPNVDFYSGILYRAIGIPTEMFTVMFALGRLPGWIAQWKEMRDNHEPISRPRQIYVGPNERDYVNINDR; encoded by the coding sequence ATGGATAAAGCAAAACTAATCATCGGAAATGACTCCTATGAACTTGATGTCATTGAGGGAACCGAAGGCGAAAAAGCGTTGGATATTTCCGGACTTAGAAATGAAACCGGACTTATTACATCCGATCTTGGATACAAGAGTACCGGGGCAACAAGAAGTGCCATCACCTTTTTGAATGGCGAAGAAGGAATTTTGAGGTACAGGGGATACCCCATCGAGCAGCTTGCCGAAAAATCGTCTTTCCTGGAGGTGGCTTATCTGTTGATATATGGTGAACTGCCCTCTTCAGAACAGCTTGATAAGTTTGTCGACGGCATCACTAAGCATACGTTAATTCACGAAGATATGAAGATGCTCTATGAAGGATACCCCGCAAAAGCACATCCGATGGGTGTTTTGGCATCCATGATTGGAGCACTTTCAACATTTTATCCGAATGCACAGGGTTCTGAATTAGATCCGGACGAAGTTGATTTAACCATCCGGCGACTGATCGCAAAAATCACCACCATTGCAGCCTGGTCATACAGAAAATCGCAGGGTTTTCCGGTTATGTATCCTCAAAACAAATTGGATTACTGCTCGAATTTTCTGCACATGATGTTTGCCCTGCCTACCGAGGAGTACGAGATCAATCCAACCATCGTTAAAGCGCTGAATACTCTCCTGATTCTGCATGCCGATCATGAACAAAACTGCTCGGCTTCAACGGTTCGGATGGCCGGTTCGTCTCACGCAAGTTTATATGCTGCGATCTCTGCCGGTGTTTGTGCCCTCTGGGGACCGCTGCACGGAGGCGCCAATCAAAAAGTGATTGAGATGCTGCAACAAATTCATGACGAGGGCAGCGATGTGGCAAAAATGGTAGAGAAAGCAAAAGATAAAAGCAGTGATTTTCGCCTGATGGGATTCGGTCACCGGGTGTACAAAAATTTCGATCCGCGTGCCAATATCATCAAAGAAGTCAGTGACGAGGTATTTGATGAGCTTGATATCAACGATCCTCTTTTGGAAATCGCAAAATCACTTGAAGAGGTAGCCCTGAACGACTCCTACTTTGTTGAAAGGAAACTCTACCCAAATGTTGATTTCTATTCAGGCATTCTATACCGGGCCATTGGCATTCCCACGGAGATGTTTACAGTGATGTTTGCCCTGGGTCGTTTACCCGGCTGGATTGCCCAATGGAAAGAGATGAGAGATAATCACGAACCCATTTCTCGTCCGCGGCAGATTTATGTTGGGCCAAATGAACGTGACTACGTTAATATTAACGATAGGTAA
- a CDS encoding DUF262 domain-containing protein translates to MKNVEKPSRIHLSKLISNLREGNYVIPDFQREFEWKPWDVLDLIRSIFSDYYIGTLLLWEGNEKHFKTLSCESIYGYKGEPNPEYVVLDGQQRLTALHYVFFGPDINFRNRANRYLFFVNIPELLDENFEEAFFYSYYKKHERLLENPEEQFDQHVYPLSFFSKKGYDRYRWFDQYEKYWVNKASEIEKEDPTNTEVINEYRNYSKRGNELRDYFEELLNEYYVSFIELGENIELAKVCDIFTQINSKGVRLDIFDLLNAILRPQEIYLKDRWKSVKPRLSFADPGKMKIYILQVMSILEQAYCLPKYLYYLVPEAEKTIRNPDGSKETKILIDDKDEFVSKWDSAVKYIESAIKNLKNPRDFGAILSSYLPYPSILPAFAAIKAYISSDEVSNKLDALKKLRKWYWASIFLNRYSSSVESTSAKDFQDLRDWFQNDNDEPEYVSEFIRDYKNIDLLSEVKKGSAIYKAIFNVLIINGAKDWQTFELPEYDSLDDHHIIPSSLFRDEVGGKINSILNRTPLSPNTNRNLINNRMPNEYLKEMIQKNGEKEFYDVLESHLISKKAAKILLRDPFTANDFDQYIEERRKSIMDAIENVCIREMTKITPALKDLDNKIEQIELGLRNLISSVYRRNGKKLKEFLPGHLINKIDIRVNKELKSNPHLKEDDFEQIEDQIQFLDFSDYFDITATKSNWSSFESIFGNKQELQNRIRKLSDLRNRIRHSRDINETDKLDGQASITWFKNIFNSL, encoded by the coding sequence ATGAAAAACGTTGAGAAACCAAGTCGAATACATTTAAGTAAACTCATAAGTAATTTACGTGAAGGAAATTATGTTATCCCGGATTTTCAGCGGGAATTTGAATGGAAACCGTGGGATGTATTGGATTTAATCAGGTCGATCTTTTCTGATTATTATATTGGTACATTATTACTTTGGGAAGGAAATGAAAAACATTTTAAAACCTTAAGCTGTGAATCCATATACGGATATAAGGGAGAACCAAATCCCGAATACGTTGTGTTAGATGGTCAACAACGTTTGACGGCTTTGCACTATGTGTTTTTTGGCCCTGATATAAACTTTAGAAATAGGGCAAACAGATATTTGTTTTTTGTAAATATTCCAGAGCTTTTAGATGAAAATTTTGAGGAAGCATTTTTCTATTCTTATTACAAAAAACACGAGCGATTACTTGAGAATCCTGAAGAACAATTCGATCAGCATGTTTATCCATTAAGCTTCTTTTCAAAAAAAGGATATGATCGTTACAGATGGTTCGATCAATACGAAAAATATTGGGTGAATAAAGCCAGTGAGATTGAAAAGGAAGATCCCACTAATACTGAAGTAATTAACGAATATAGGAACTATTCAAAGAGAGGAAATGAACTGAGAGACTATTTTGAAGAGTTGTTAAATGAGTACTATGTAAGTTTTATTGAGTTAGGAGAAAATATTGAGTTGGCGAAAGTTTGTGACATCTTTACCCAAATTAATAGTAAAGGTGTTCGTCTTGATATATTTGATCTTCTAAATGCTATTCTTCGACCACAAGAGATATATCTAAAAGACAGGTGGAAGTCGGTAAAACCACGACTCTCTTTTGCTGATCCCGGTAAGATGAAAATATACATTCTTCAAGTGATGTCGATTCTTGAACAAGCCTACTGTTTGCCAAAATATCTTTATTACTTGGTACCCGAAGCTGAGAAAACCATTCGAAATCCAGATGGTTCGAAGGAAACAAAGATTCTTATTGATGACAAAGATGAATTTGTCAGTAAGTGGGATAGTGCTGTAAAATATATTGAGAGTGCTATAAAGAATTTAAAAAATCCTCGTGATTTTGGTGCAATACTATCAAGTTACTTACCATATCCTTCCATTTTACCAGCCTTTGCAGCAATTAAAGCGTATATCAGTAGTGATGAAGTATCAAACAAGTTAGATGCTTTAAAAAAGCTTAGAAAATGGTACTGGGCTTCGATTTTTCTAAATCGATATTCAAGCTCGGTTGAATCTACTTCAGCAAAAGATTTTCAGGATTTAAGAGATTGGTTTCAGAACGATAACGATGAGCCTGAATACGTATCTGAATTTATTCGAGATTATAAGAATATTGATCTTCTGAGTGAAGTGAAAAAAGGATCGGCCATTTATAAAGCGATTTTTAATGTATTGATCATAAATGGTGCTAAAGATTGGCAGACATTTGAATTGCCTGAATATGACTCATTAGATGACCATCATATAATTCCAAGTTCTCTCTTCAGAGATGAAGTGGGCGGAAAAATAAACAGCATTTTAAATCGGACCCCGCTTTCACCGAATACTAATCGAAATCTAATCAATAATCGGATGCCCAATGAGTATTTAAAAGAGATGATACAAAAGAACGGTGAAAAGGAATTTTACGATGTATTAGAATCTCATCTAATTTCAAAAAAAGCAGCTAAGATTTTGTTGAGAGATCCTTTTACTGCTAATGATTTTGACCAATATATAGAGGAGCGAAGAAAATCTATTATGGATGCAATAGAAAATGTTTGTATCAGAGAGATGACGAAGATTACTCCTGCTCTAAAAGATCTGGATAATAAGATAGAACAGATTGAATTAGGTTTAAGAAATCTTATTTCTTCAGTTTACAGAAGAAACGGAAAGAAGCTCAAAGAGTTTCTGCCGGGCCATTTGATCAACAAAATTGACATAAGAGTTAATAAAGAACTGAAAAGCAATCCACATTTGAAAGAAGATGACTTCGAACAGATTGAAGATCAAATTCAGTTCTTAGATTTCTCAGATTACTTCGATATAACAGCCACAAAATCTAATTGGAGTTCGTTTGAATCTATATTTGGGAATAAACAAGAATTACAGAATAGAATAAGAAAGCTTTCTGACTTGCGAAACCGAATCCGACATAGCAGAGATATAAATGAAACTGACAAGTTAGATGGTCAAGCTTCTATTACTTGGTTTAAAAATATATTCAACAGTTTATGA
- a CDS encoding type II toxin-antitoxin system RelE/ParE family toxin, protein MKVFFSPLAEYKLTKLLFYLEDEWGKSSKEKFLKELEAKVNQISSQPKSTPLAEDFDKVHWCVVTPQSSFYYRVLKQEIEVITITDNRQNPDKTIKEIRSHFAV, encoded by the coding sequence GTGAAGGTTTTTTTCTCTCCACTTGCAGAGTATAAACTGACTAAACTTCTCTTCTATCTTGAAGATGAATGGGGAAAGTCTTCCAAAGAGAAGTTTCTTAAAGAACTGGAAGCGAAAGTGAATCAAATTTCCAGTCAACCCAAAAGCACACCTCTGGCAGAGGATTTTGATAAGGTACATTGGTGCGTTGTTACTCCCCAAAGCTCCTTTTATTATCGGGTTTTAAAACAAGAAATCGAAGTTATCACAATCACTGACAATCGACAGAATCCGGATAAAACTATCAAAGAAATCAGAAGTCACTTTGCAGTATAG
- the nagB gene encoding glucosamine-6-phosphate deaminase, which yields MENGTFDETGQKIFEKIDASIFSSASKASKVVASEIANLIRARNQTGQNTVLGLATGSTPLQVYSELVRIHKEEELSFKKVITFNLDEYYPMHPEEIQSYVRFMHENLFDKIDIPKKNIHIPDGTIPKEDVYEYCKEYEQKIEEAGGLDIQILGIGRTGHIGFNEPGSLAKTRTRLVTLDEITRSDAAAAFYGEERVPRQAITMGVGTILRAKKIYLMAWGEPKAKVIKKSLEGEVTEQIPATFLQNHENTKVILDEAAASELTRRKTPWLVGPCDWDEKMIKKAVTWLSLTVEKPILKLTDEDYNQHGMSDILIEFGPAYNMNIHIFNKVQHTITGWPGGKPNADDTHRPERAEPHPKRVLVFSPHPADDVVSMGGTLMRLVEHGHEVHVAYQTSGNIAVYDDEALRYADFISHHSKNTGEQKLFRNLSEAVKAKEPGDLDSPEMVELKTNIRKVEARSACRYSGIPDDQIHFLEMPFYETGRARKNPLSEKDYDLVKGIIQRVKPHQIYAAGDLSDPHGTHRICLEALQSVLKDLKHNNWFDDCYVWLYRGIWQDIEVSDIDMAVPLSPGERLKKRKAIFKHTSQKDQPKYPGTVSNEFWMVADEKTIKNARDYDRLGLAEYDSIEGFSRWEI from the coding sequence ATGGAAAACGGTACGTTTGACGAAACCGGTCAAAAGATTTTTGAAAAGATCGATGCTTCTATCTTCTCATCTGCAAGTAAAGCTTCCAAAGTTGTAGCCTCAGAAATTGCCAATCTTATTCGGGCCCGAAATCAAACAGGGCAAAATACAGTTTTGGGGCTTGCCACAGGTTCCACACCGCTCCAGGTGTACAGTGAGTTGGTACGAATTCATAAGGAAGAAGAGCTCAGCTTTAAAAAAGTGATCACCTTTAACCTGGATGAATATTACCCGATGCATCCCGAGGAGATCCAAAGTTATGTGAGATTCATGCATGAGAATCTCTTCGACAAAATAGATATCCCGAAAAAAAATATTCACATACCCGATGGTACTATTCCCAAAGAGGATGTCTATGAATATTGCAAGGAATACGAACAGAAAATTGAAGAAGCCGGCGGACTCGACATACAGATTTTAGGGATCGGCCGGACCGGACATATAGGATTTAACGAACCGGGCTCGCTCGCCAAAACCCGAACACGGCTGGTTACTCTTGATGAGATCACCCGCTCGGATGCAGCCGCAGCATTTTATGGCGAAGAACGCGTTCCAAGGCAAGCTATTACGATGGGAGTGGGGACAATCCTGAGAGCCAAGAAAATCTATTTAATGGCCTGGGGCGAACCGAAGGCTAAAGTGATCAAAAAATCTCTGGAAGGAGAGGTGACCGAACAGATTCCAGCGACGTTTCTCCAAAATCATGAAAACACAAAAGTGATTCTGGATGAGGCCGCCGCATCAGAGCTGACCCGACGTAAAACGCCCTGGCTGGTCGGGCCGTGTGATTGGGATGAAAAAATGATCAAAAAAGCAGTCACATGGCTGAGCCTTACAGTAGAGAAGCCGATCCTAAAGCTCACGGATGAGGATTATAATCAGCATGGAATGAGCGATATACTGATTGAGTTTGGTCCGGCCTACAACATGAATATCCACATCTTTAATAAAGTACAGCATACCATTACAGGATGGCCCGGCGGGAAGCCCAATGCCGATGACACCCATCGGCCGGAACGGGCGGAACCACATCCCAAACGAGTTTTGGTTTTTTCACCGCATCCTGCGGATGATGTCGTTTCGATGGGAGGGACCCTGATGCGCCTGGTTGAACACGGACATGAGGTGCACGTGGCCTATCAAACTTCGGGTAATATTGCGGTGTATGATGATGAAGCTTTGCGATATGCGGATTTTATTTCACATCACAGTAAGAATACGGGGGAACAAAAGCTTTTCAGAAATCTGTCCGAAGCGGTTAAAGCTAAGGAACCGGGCGACCTCGATTCACCGGAGATGGTAGAGTTAAAAACGAATATCCGTAAAGTAGAAGCGCGATCAGCCTGCCGGTATTCCGGGATTCCCGACGATCAGATCCATTTCCTGGAGATGCCATTTTATGAAACGGGACGGGCACGAAAAAATCCTCTGTCTGAAAAAGATTACGATTTGGTAAAAGGGATCATTCAACGTGTAAAACCTCACCAGATATATGCGGCGGGTGATCTTTCTGATCCCCATGGAACTCATCGTATTTGCCTGGAAGCCTTACAGTCAGTGTTGAAAGATCTGAAGCATAATAATTGGTTTGACGATTGTTATGTATGGCTATACAGAGGGATTTGGCAGGATATTGAAGTCAGTGATATTGACATGGCTGTACCGTTGAGTCCCGGAGAAAGACTTAAAAAACGGAAAGCTATTTTTAAGCATACATCACAGAAAGATCAACCCAAATATCCCGGAACGGTGAGTAATGAATTCTGGATGGTGGCCGATGAGAAAACCATCAAAAATGCCCGGGATTACGACCGCTTAGGCCTTGCCGAGTACGATTCTATTGAAGGTTTTTCCCGATGGGAAATTTAA
- a CDS encoding PIG-L deacetylase family protein, with the protein MKHLILTLFLISFCTTAVQSQINSPEDDPLRVIAIFAHPDDADFKMAGTAIQMAQAGHKVKYVSITNGNAGHHEMGGGVLAKRRRAEAEEAARRTGIEEYEVWDNDDAELMPTLKIRQDVIREIREWNADVVLGLRPNDYHPDHRNAGKLVIDASYMVIVPNVVSDTPPLENNPVFLYMQDGFTKPNPFSHDIVVSIDDSFELKAQGLDAHVSQVYEWMPWTMGMLDQVPEGEDERYEWLKSVYLGREISDAQRAGLEKWYGAEHAAEVEHAESFEIAEYGHYPTEEEIRMIFPMLD; encoded by the coding sequence ATGAAACATCTTATTCTTACACTCTTTTTAATAAGTTTTTGTACAACTGCTGTTCAATCACAAATCAATTCACCTGAAGATGACCCCTTGAGAGTTATCGCTATTTTTGCACACCCGGATGATGCAGATTTCAAAATGGCGGGTACAGCTATCCAGATGGCTCAAGCGGGGCATAAAGTGAAATATGTATCTATTACAAACGGAAATGCCGGTCATCATGAGATGGGAGGAGGCGTTCTCGCAAAAAGACGCCGGGCAGAAGCGGAAGAAGCTGCCAGAAGAACAGGTATTGAAGAGTACGAAGTTTGGGATAATGATGATGCCGAATTAATGCCAACACTCAAGATCCGCCAGGATGTAATTCGTGAAATCAGGGAGTGGAATGCGGATGTGGTACTTGGGCTACGCCCGAATGATTATCATCCGGATCACAGAAATGCGGGGAAATTAGTGATCGATGCATCTTATATGGTGATTGTACCGAATGTAGTTTCCGATACACCTCCGTTGGAAAACAATCCTGTGTTCTTGTATATGCAAGATGGATTTACAAAACCCAATCCCTTTAGTCATGATATAGTTGTTTCCATCGATGATAGTTTTGAGCTGAAAGCACAGGGACTGGATGCCCATGTCTCCCAGGTGTATGAGTGGATGCCTTGGACAATGGGAATGCTGGACCAGGTACCTGAAGGGGAAGATGAACGATATGAGTGGTTAAAATCCGTTTACCTGGGCCGCGAAATTTCGGATGCACAGCGAGCCGGACTTGAGAAATGGTATGGCGCCGAACATGCTGCGGAGGTAGAACATGCCGAATCATTTGAGATTGCCGAATATGGGCATTATCCAACGGAGGAAGAGATTCGAATGATTTTTCCAATGCTGGATTAA
- a CDS encoding ROK family protein, with product MKNSISAIGIDFGATNVRVGLVKNGEIKSLKKRKLPDDKSVDSIVSVMSDMIGEVDVEVKKVGIGVPSVVDSENGIVYDVQNIPGWEEVHLRQKLEESTGKEVFINNDANCFALGEYYFGGGKGKGNLVGLVIGTGFAGGIIIDGKLYEGRNCGAGEFGMIPYKESILEHYASGSFFPRQLGLIGEEVYEKALQGHHDSIEAFETLGSHIAEAVKMVLYTYDPDSIVLGGGISQTFDIFKDAFYKRLETYGFPNSLDHVDISISKTENVAVLGAAALTAD from the coding sequence ATGAAGAATTCCATTTCAGCTATTGGAATTGATTTTGGAGCCACCAATGTACGTGTGGGATTGGTGAAAAACGGGGAAATCAAATCACTCAAAAAAAGAAAACTGCCGGATGACAAATCTGTTGATTCGATCGTCTCTGTAATGAGCGATATGATTGGTGAGGTAGATGTTGAGGTGAAAAAAGTTGGTATTGGTGTGCCGAGTGTCGTTGATTCAGAAAATGGAATTGTGTACGACGTTCAAAATATTCCCGGCTGGGAGGAAGTTCATCTCAGACAAAAACTGGAAGAGAGTACCGGTAAAGAGGTTTTTATTAATAACGATGCAAATTGCTTTGCCTTGGGAGAATACTATTTTGGCGGTGGAAAAGGGAAAGGAAATCTTGTTGGATTGGTGATCGGAACCGGTTTTGCCGGTGGCATCATCATTGATGGAAAACTTTATGAGGGACGAAATTGCGGGGCTGGTGAATTTGGAATGATTCCCTACAAAGAGTCTATTCTGGAGCATTATGCAAGTGGCAGCTTTTTCCCCAGGCAACTTGGGTTGATAGGTGAAGAGGTGTATGAAAAAGCCCTGCAGGGGCACCATGATTCGATAGAGGCTTTTGAAACGCTGGGCTCTCATATTGCAGAAGCTGTTAAAATGGTACTTTATACATACGATCCGGACTCCATTGTGCTGGGGGGCGGTATCAGCCAAACTTTTGATATTTTTAAAGATGCATTCTACAAAAGATTAGAGACCTACGGATTCCCTAATTCCCTGGACCATGTTGATATTTCCATCTCAAAAACCGAAAATGTGGCTGTTCTTGGAGCTGCAGCTTTAACTGCTGATTAA